The Thermanaerovibrio acidaminovorans DSM 6589 genome contains a region encoding:
- a CDS encoding MotE family protein: MPEDDTREELPEVQEERPKREDKPKPKKKKGPSKLRRLLLLSLLLLGVALGLHFSGAVDMRGPMFRAVYSIPKVGPSLGAALGIPATYAMSSQERRAMEIRQMEEALSALKAELDRRGAELDAASADLSARQGEIAKLEAQLQAKLKELEAEDDKKEQASLASLEDVLKTYKDMSPRNAAQIIGKMNEDLAVEILSRLPKDQAAKILGRMDADLAARLTERLANVEKRP, encoded by the coding sequence ATGCCCGAGGACGATACCCGGGAGGAACTGCCCGAGGTCCAAGAGGAGAGGCCCAAGAGGGAGGATAAGCCCAAGCCCAAAAAGAAGAAGGGGCCGTCGAAGCTGAGGCGCCTTCTGTTGCTGTCCTTGCTCCTCCTGGGGGTGGCCCTGGGGCTTCACTTCTCCGGGGCGGTGGACATGAGGGGGCCCATGTTCCGCGCGGTGTACTCGATACCCAAGGTGGGGCCCTCCCTGGGGGCCGCTCTCGGGATACCCGCCACCTACGCCATGTCCTCCCAGGAGCGCCGGGCCATGGAGATCCGGCAGATGGAGGAGGCCCTCTCGGCCCTCAAAGCGGAGCTGGACAGGAGGGGGGCGGAGCTGGACGCGGCCTCCGCGGACCTGAGTGCCCGGCAGGGGGAGATAGCGAAGCTGGAGGCCCAGCTTCAGGCGAAGCTAAAGGAGCTGGAGGCCGAAGACGATAAGAAAGAGCAGGCCTCGCTGGCCTCCCTGGAGGACGTGCTGAAGACCTACAAGGACATGTCCCCCAGGAACGCGGCCCAGATCATCGGCAAGATGAACGAGGACCTGGCGGTGGAGATCCTTTCGAGGTTGCCCAAGGATCAAGCGGCCAAGATACTGGGACGCATGGACGCGGACCTGGCGGCCAGGCTGACGGAACGGCTAGCCAACGTGGAGAAGAGGCCTTGA
- a CDS encoding flagellar export protein FliJ yields the protein MIRQRIARFERIYRAREAELDQRMTELARRRAEEEAHRRRLEAAQEMRHRAEADFMSLCGTVSARDMWMMRSSIDLAAQEVESAGSDLSRCMEEIERTMEAVTESHRDLKVLESFMGRLRSRLAAEESRVEQSMLDEMALRLRGGGVLDEA from the coding sequence TTGATAAGGCAGAGGATAGCCCGCTTCGAGCGGATATACAGGGCAAGGGAGGCGGAGCTGGACCAGCGGATGACCGAGCTGGCCCGGCGCCGGGCGGAGGAGGAGGCTCACCGGCGTCGCCTGGAGGCCGCCCAGGAGATGAGGCACCGGGCGGAGGCGGACTTCATGTCCCTCTGCGGCACCGTGAGCGCCCGGGACATGTGGATGATGAGGAGCTCCATAGACCTGGCGGCCCAGGAGGTGGAGTCCGCAGGATCGGACCTCTCCAGGTGCATGGAGGAGATAGAGCGGACCATGGAGGCGGTGACCGAGTCCCACCGGGACTTGAAGGTTCTCGAGAGCTTCATGGGCAGGCTTCGGAGCCGCCTTGCGGCGGAGGAGTCCCGGGTGGAGCAGTCCATGTTGGACGAGATGGCGTTGCGTTTGAGGGGCGGGGGTGTGTTGGATGAGGCCTGA
- a CDS encoding lytic transglycosylase domain-containing protein: MRPEGCMDGVLSRIREIESRFGIERVQRGEVVSFDRALKEAEGDLEDESLPGGDVEIPESAQERLKVWEPVLQELCGRYGVDPDLARAVMYHESGGRPDAVSSAGAIGLMQLMPGTARALGVDPRDPVRNLEGGVKYLAQMLARYGGDVEKALAAYNAGAGRVDSHGGVPPIPETQRYVKNVMALYRKYDGGNR; encoded by the coding sequence ATGAGGCCTGAGGGCTGCATGGATGGGGTCCTTAGCAGGATAAGGGAGATAGAGTCCCGGTTCGGCATAGAGCGGGTCCAGCGGGGAGAGGTGGTCTCCTTCGACCGGGCGCTGAAGGAGGCGGAGGGGGATCTGGAGGATGAGTCCCTTCCCGGGGGCGATGTGGAGATTCCCGAGTCGGCCCAGGAGCGGCTAAAGGTTTGGGAGCCGGTCCTGCAGGAGCTGTGCGGCCGGTACGGGGTGGATCCGGACCTGGCCAGGGCGGTGATGTACCACGAGTCCGGGGGACGTCCCGATGCGGTGTCCTCTGCGGGGGCCATAGGCCTCATGCAGCTCATGCCCGGCACCGCCAGGGCCCTGGGGGTGGATCCCCGGGACCCGGTGCGGAACCTGGAGGGGGGGGTCAAGTACCTGGCCCAGATGCTGGCCCGCTACGGTGGTGACGTGGAGAAGGCCCTGGCGGCTTACAACGCCGGCGCCGGCCGGGTGGACTCCCACGGTGGAGTCCCCCCGATCCCGGAGACCCAGAGGTACGTGAAGAACGTGATGGCCCTATACCGCAAGTACGACGGAGGTAACCGCTGA